The genomic DNA TCCCTTCAGAATCAGGGTGTCTGCAGATAATTTTCGATTGTCTCTGCCGTGCTGTCAAGCATTGATGCTGTTGACCGGTCTGAATCCCTGGATTCCCTGCTGACTGCAGACTCATAGGCTCTGTAACCCTTGAATGTCGTGTTTACCGTAATGGTGCCCTGTAAACCATATTCATAGACATACAGGTACATCTTCATCTTTATTTTTCCCGTGATCCTGGTCGACTGCTTGTTCTCCGAACCGGTGAACGAGAGACTGACGATATCGACATCAACATCTGCCCCGAGTATCTCTCCCAGCGCTTCCTCGAAATAGCTTTCCATGTCATCAGGATCGAGCAAAACGGTAAATTTTCTTGCCTTCTGGCTCCATGACCCTTCCATATCGATCATCTCGAATGTGCCGTCATCATGGAAAACGAATTCATCTTCAAAATATGTGGTTTCCTTTTCGGTCCCGTATCCCTTAATAGTAACCTTTGCCGTTGTTTTGCCTTCCACATCCCATGCGCCTTCGACCAGTGCCCATGCCTGACTGCAGAAAAGAACTATTATTAAGACAAGGCTGAGTATCAGTGGAACATATTTCCTGTACATATCTCCTCCTTTGAGAAGAAAACGTTCGAAAGATTAAAATAAAATTTTTCGGATAGCGATTGAGAAACAGCTGAGACCCCTGTCATTCTATCCATCCCCCTGTCCACTCCCATATGGAAGCACAGCCCCGAATGGGGTGTCAAGGAGAAAACAACAGGTTTGCCCAGTGGGCTATTTTTTGAACATATCCCGGAGCTTAGCCCTCATTTTGAGAAAAAGGGAGAACTGCCGTGAACAGAAAAGCAGTCTGGACAGGGTTATCTCCGGAGGGGCTTCCGTGCTCACTTCAAGATTATTTGCATGCACGATCGATTCGGGTTCCGGATGCACTGGGAGAGAGCCGACCTTCTCGACGCATTTGCATATCGGATGGAATTTTCCTTTCAGAATATACGCCCTGACCTCCTGCTGCACACGGCCGTTCCAGATTTCCTGAAAGGTCTGCACTGACAGATCACCGACCGAATCCACCTGATAACAGCAATTCCTGATCTTTGTTCCGTCCTCTATCCACATCTTCATCCAGGGGAGCGTGCAGAAAGGTTGTTCATTCTTCAATCGTTCCCGGATAAAATCCCTGAGCTGGTCTTTTTTGACAATCGTTTCCATGATCAGCTGAAAAATTCATTCTCCCTGGTATATTCTGTTTCGAAAATCACCCTGTGCGCTTCCGCGATCTGCATACATCTCTCCCTGACGCGCTTGAAATCCTCATACAGGTCTCTGTGTTCGAGTATGGCCTGTTCAGCGTATCTGAAATGAAACCCGTTCCGCGTATGATCTCTGTAATCATTCTCGTAACTCTGCTTTCTCATATGCCATGTCTTGAAATTCCTGATGCCGATTTTTATGCCGTTTTCGATGAACTGCGGCAGTTCCCGGTAGTTCTCCTTCATGATCACAAACAGCAGCATGATCCTGGTATCCTTCTGCTGTTCCTGAAACCTTTTTACAAGATATGCGACATTCCCGAGGGTTTTTTCGAGCGTATAGCTGCCGTGCCCCCTGATTTTCCGATATGTCCCTTCTGTGCCGGCGTCGATGCTGAGACCGATATCCTTCACGTTGTGGGGTATCAGTTTTTCCACGTTTTCTTTGTCCAGCAATTGTCCATTCGAAAAAAAACTGAAAGGAATACGGGGGTCAAAATGCTCAAGAAAATAAAAAAAAGACTTTGACAGCAACAATTCTCCCAGCCCGCAAAAGAAGATATGGTGCACATTGAGAAACAGGTCCCTGTTTTCCTCCATTATCCTGCTGTCCAGATGTCTCATCGGCCGGTAGCCGTTATCTCCGGCTATGGATTTCAGGGCACACATAGGGCAGGGTGGCCATATATTGCATCCCCTGAAGAGCTCGACTTCCAGCGTGAGAGGATATTTCTCGCACACAGGGGAAAACTTGTATGCAGGATGCGACGCAACATTGGAATTATTCACTCTTTTTCCTCACTCATCGTCCTCCTGCAACGGTACTTGCTTCACAACAGATATTGTGTTTCATGTCAAATATCACAGCTCCGGCATGCTGACAATCCGCGTTCATGGCTTGTAGTACATAAGCTGCCTTGCAAATGGCGAAACACGCCGGATCATTTCATGCATCTGCTCTTCTCCCATCGGCGTGAAACGCGATGCAAACCGGACATTTTCCTCAAGCTGCGCGGTGCTGTCACAACCGATGACTGCGGCAGCTATTGGCTGTGACAGGGCAAAATGCAGGAAAGGCTCCATGCTCTCTACCCACGGCAGTTTTGCGGCAAATCCCCTGAAATAGACCTTCATTCCCACTATGCCCATCCCCTTATCCTGTGCGAGGGGAATTACCTGCTCAAGGAAACTGCGGTATGAGGGCTCTGCAGGATTAACCGGCAGCAGCACGGTATCGAAATCAAAAAGCCTGATGCACTGCTGTAAGATAAGGGGATCATGATGTCCTGTTACCCCGATGAAGCGTGTCTGCCCCTTTTCTCTGGCTTTGCGGAATGCTTCAAGCGCACCGTCCGGACCGAATATCTCGCCGATATCCTGCTGAGTCCTGACGTCGTGCACCTGCCAGAGATCCAGATGGTCTGTCTTCATAGTACGCAAGGTTTCCTGCAGGTGCTCCTGCGCACCCTTTTTGTCCCGTGCATGGGATTTACTCGTCAGGAATATCTCCTGTC from Nitrospirota bacterium includes the following:
- a CDS encoding radical SAM protein, whose product is MNNSNVASHPAYKFSPVCEKYPLTLEVELFRGCNIWPPCPMCALKSIAGDNGYRPMRHLDSRIMEENRDLFLNVHHIFFCGLGELLLSKSFFYFLEHFDPRIPFSFFSNGQLLDKENVEKLIPHNVKDIGLSIDAGTEGTYRKIRGHGSYTLEKTLGNVAYLVKRFQEQQKDTRIMLLFVIMKENYRELPQFIENGIKIGIRNFKTWHMRKQSYENDYRDHTRNGFHFRYAEQAILEHRDLYEDFKRVRERCMQIAEAHRVIFETEYTRENEFFS
- a CDS encoding aldo/keto reductase — encoded protein: MSIPKRQLGKTGVQVTILGLGGEGVLRTYGYDREAYTLINRALDLGINYFESARAYSGSESYYGKALKERRQEIFLTSKSHARDKKGAQEHLQETLRTMKTDHLDLWQVHDVRTQQDIGEIFGPDGALEAFRKAREKGQTRFIGVTGHHDPLILQQCIRLFDFDTVLLPVNPAEPSYRSFLEQVIPLAQDKGMGIVGMKVYFRGFAAKLPWVESMEPFLHFALSQPIAAAVIGCDSTAQLEENVRFASRFTPMGEEQMHEMIRRVSPFARQLMYYKP